The following coding sequences are from one Streptomyces sp. V3I7 window:
- a CDS encoding ferritin-like domain-containing protein translates to MSDETRDAELKAVQAALAAEHAAVYGYGVVGGRIGTDRRTEAQSAYDAHRARRDALVREVRDLGGEPVASSAGYALPFPVADPAAAVRLAAEMEDRVAGVYADLVRSASGARRASAAGALREAAVRAVRWRGESVAFPGLAERAGGNAGTATPSDIAPAAASASATPTA, encoded by the coding sequence GTGAGCGACGAGACGAGGGACGCCGAACTGAAGGCGGTCCAGGCGGCCTTGGCCGCCGAGCACGCGGCGGTGTACGGGTACGGCGTCGTCGGCGGGCGCATCGGCACGGACCGGCGTACGGAGGCGCAGTCGGCGTACGACGCGCACCGGGCGCGCCGGGACGCGCTGGTGCGCGAGGTGCGCGACCTGGGCGGTGAGCCGGTGGCGTCGAGCGCCGGTTACGCGCTGCCGTTCCCCGTGGCGGACCCGGCCGCGGCGGTGCGGCTCGCCGCCGAGATGGAGGACCGGGTGGCCGGGGTGTACGCGGACCTGGTGCGGTCGGCCTCGGGCGCGCGGCGCGCCTCGGCGGCCGGGGCGCTGCGCGAGGCAGCGGTGCGGGCGGTGCGCTGGCGCGGGGAGAGCGTAGCCTTCCCTGGGCTCGCCGAACGGGCGGGCGGCAATGCCGGTACGGCTACGCCCTCGGACATCGCTCCGGCCGCTGCCTCGGCCTCGGCGACACCGACGGCGTAA